A window of the Bacteroides thetaiotaomicron VPI-5482 genome harbors these coding sequences:
- a CDS encoding bile acid:sodium symporter family protein, with the protein MVAFLPKSLLLCTSKKKYTTMLKFLKNWTLPIAMLVGAVGYPIFIYFSFLTPYLIFTMLLLTFCKVSPHDLKPKPLHAWLLLIQIGGAFLAYLLLYRFNKIVAEGVMVCIICPTATAAAVITSKLGGSAASLTTYTLLGNIGAAIAVPILFPLIEVNPDVSFWGAFWVILSKVFPLLICPFLAAWLLSKFLPKVHQKLLGYHELAFYLWAVSLAIVTAQTLYSLLNDPADGFTEIMIAVGALIACCLQFFLGKTIGSVYNDRISGGQALGQKNTILAIWMAHTYLNPLSSVAPGSYVLWQNIINSWQLWKKRKKEIK; encoded by the coding sequence ATGGTAGCTTTTCTCCCGAAATCTCTGTTACTTTGCACCTCCAAGAAAAAATATACGACGATGCTTAAGTTTTTGAAGAATTGGACGTTGCCTATTGCGATGCTGGTAGGTGCTGTCGGTTATCCGATATTTATCTACTTTTCTTTTCTGACTCCCTATCTTATCTTTACGATGTTACTGTTGACTTTCTGTAAGGTATCACCGCATGATTTGAAGCCTAAACCGTTGCACGCATGGTTGTTGCTGATTCAGATCGGGGGTGCTTTCCTTGCTTATTTATTGCTTTACCGTTTCAATAAGATTGTAGCGGAGGGGGTGATGGTATGTATTATTTGTCCTACGGCTACGGCTGCTGCGGTGATTACTTCCAAGTTGGGAGGGAGTGCGGCAAGTCTGACTACTTATACATTGTTGGGTAATATCGGTGCTGCTATTGCGGTGCCTATTCTCTTCCCTTTGATAGAGGTAAATCCGGATGTAAGTTTTTGGGGAGCATTTTGGGTTATTTTGAGTAAGGTGTTCCCCTTGTTGATCTGCCCTTTCCTTGCAGCATGGCTGTTGAGTAAATTCCTGCCGAAAGTGCATCAGAAGTTACTGGGATATCATGAACTCGCCTTTTATTTGTGGGCGGTCTCTTTGGCTATTGTGACGGCTCAGACCCTGTATTCGTTACTGAACGATCCTGCGGATGGTTTCACGGAAATAATGATTGCGGTCGGTGCCTTGATTGCCTGTTGCTTGCAGTTCTTTTTGGGAAAGACTATCGGCTCGGTCTATAATGACCGCATCAGTGGCGGGCAGGCACTGGGGCAGAAGAATACGATTCTTGCTATCTGGATGGCGCATACTTATCTGAACCCGTTATCGTCTGTTGCTCCCGGTTCGTATGTCCTGTGGCAAAATATCATCAATAGCTGGCAGTTGTGGAAGAAGAGAAAGAAAGAGATAAAATAG
- a CDS encoding N-acetylmuramoyl-L-alanine amidase family protein — MKPHRTYILYISICLWLLASPLCIGNLWGKDFVVVIDAGHGGHDPGAIGKISKEKNINLNVALKLGNLIKKNCDDVKVIYTRSRDVFIPLDRRAEIANNAKADLFISVHTNALAKNRTAKGASTWTLGLAKSDANLEVAKRENSVILYESDYQTRYAGFNPNSAESYIIFEFMQDKYMEQSVHLASLVQKQFRHTCKRVDRGVHQAGFLVLKASAMPSILVELGFISTPEEERYLNSEAGANTMAKGIYHAFLNYKREQEIRLTGASKTIIPTEEPATSAPEQRELMAEASTTPATATKTAPKRPIVSESATNDSEITFKIQILTSSKPLTKNDKRLKGLKDVDYYKEKGLYKYTYGASSDYNKVLRTKRTISAQFKDAFIIAFRNGEKMNVNEAIAEFKKRRNK; from the coding sequence ATGAAACCGCATAGAACCTACATATTATATATATCAATCTGCCTCTGGCTACTTGCTTCTCCCCTATGTATCGGCAATTTATGGGGGAAAGATTTCGTAGTAGTCATTGATGCCGGACATGGCGGTCACGACCCCGGTGCCATCGGGAAAATATCCAAAGAGAAAAACATCAATCTGAACGTCGCACTGAAACTGGGAAACCTGATCAAAAAAAACTGCGATGACGTCAAAGTGATCTATACCCGCAGCAGGGATGTCTTTATCCCCCTGGACCGACGGGCAGAAATAGCCAATAACGCAAAAGCCGATCTCTTTATCTCTGTCCACACCAACGCTCTGGCAAAAAACCGCACCGCCAAAGGAGCTTCTACATGGACACTGGGTCTGGCCAAATCCGATGCCAATCTGGAAGTAGCCAAACGAGAGAACTCGGTAATCCTATACGAAAGCGATTACCAGACCAGATATGCCGGCTTCAACCCGAACTCGGCGGAATCCTACATTATCTTCGAATTTATGCAGGATAAATACATGGAACAAAGCGTACATCTGGCATCACTTGTACAGAAGCAATTCCGCCATACCTGCAAACGGGTAGACCGCGGAGTGCATCAAGCCGGATTCCTGGTGCTGAAAGCAAGCGCCATGCCAAGTATCCTGGTAGAATTGGGCTTCATCTCAACTCCGGAAGAAGAACGCTATCTCAACTCGGAAGCCGGAGCCAACACAATGGCCAAAGGCATCTACCACGCATTCTTAAACTACAAAAGAGAACAGGAGATACGCCTGACCGGAGCCAGCAAAACAATTATCCCAACCGAAGAACCGGCAACAAGCGCTCCGGAACAAAGGGAACTGATGGCCGAAGCAAGTACAACACCCGCCACCGCCACAAAAACAGCTCCCAAACGGCCTATTGTCTCAGAAAGCGCAACCAATGACAGCGAAATAACGTTTAAGATACAGATACTCACCTCCTCAAAGCCTCTTACTAAGAATGACAAACGACTGAAAGGACTGAAGGATGTGGATTATTACAAAGAAAAAGGACTGTACAAATATACGTATGGCGCTTCCAGTGATTACAATAAAGTATTACGCACCAAGCGTACTATCTCGGCACAGTTCAAAGACGCATTCATCATCGCCTTCCGAAACGGCGAAAAGATGAATGTCAACGAAGCGATAGCCGAATTTAAAAAAAGAAGAAATAAATAG
- a CDS encoding MlaD family protein has product MKYITKEVRIGIAGIVALCVLVYGINWLKGIHMFQPSSYFYAKFQNVNGLTKSSPVFADGVRVGIVRDIEYDYVNPGNVIVEVELDTELRIPKGSSAELVSELMGGVRMNILLANNPREKYAIGDTIPGTLNNGMMESVAKLMPQIESMLPKLDSILTSLNNIVGDKSIPSTLHSIETTTANLAVVSSQMKGLMSKDIPQLTGKLNTIGDNFVAISGNLKEVDYSAIFQKVDATLANVKMITEKLNSKDNTIGLLFNDPALYNNLNATTENAASLLEDLKAHPKRYVHFSLFGKKDK; this is encoded by the coding sequence ATGAAGTACATTACAAAAGAAGTTCGAATAGGAATTGCAGGTATCGTAGCATTATGCGTGCTTGTCTATGGAATTAATTGGCTGAAAGGCATACATATGTTTCAGCCTTCAAGCTATTTCTATGCCAAGTTTCAGAATGTAAACGGACTGACCAAGTCGAGCCCTGTTTTTGCTGATGGCGTTCGTGTAGGTATTGTACGCGACATCGAATATGACTATGTAAATCCCGGAAATGTGATCGTTGAAGTCGAACTGGACACCGAACTCCGCATCCCGAAAGGAAGTAGCGCAGAACTTGTATCCGAACTGATGGGAGGCGTACGCATGAATATTCTTCTCGCCAACAACCCGCGTGAGAAATATGCCATAGGCGACACCATCCCCGGCACATTGAACAACGGAATGATGGAAAGCGTAGCGAAACTCATGCCCCAAATTGAGAGTATGTTACCGAAACTGGATTCCATCCTCACCTCACTGAACAACATCGTAGGTGACAAGAGCATCCCTTCTACGCTGCACTCTATCGAAACGACTACCGCCAATCTTGCTGTAGTCAGCTCTCAGATGAAAGGACTCATGAGCAAGGACATCCCCCAGCTGACCGGCAAGCTCAATACCATCGGAGATAATTTTGTAGCTATCAGCGGTAACTTGAAGGAAGTGGACTACAGCGCCATTTTCCAAAAAGTTGACGCAACACTCGCTAACGTAAAAATGATTACAGAGAAGTTGAACAGCAAAGATAACACTATCGGACTGCTCTTCAACGACCCTGCTTTATATAACAATCTGAACGCTACCACAGAGAATGCGGCGAGCTTACTGGAAGACCTGAAAGCACACCCCAAACGGTACGTTCATTTCTCTTTATTCGGGAAGAAAGACAAGTAG
- the dnaA gene encoding chromosomal replication initiator protein DnaA, giving the protein MIESNHVVLWNRCLEVIKDNVPETTYNTWFAPIVPLKYEDKTLIVQIPSQFFYEILEEKFVDLLRKTLYKAIGEGTKLMYNVMVDKTSIPNQTVNLEASNRSTAVTPKSIVGGNKAPSFLKAPAVQDLDPHLNPNYNFENFIEGYSNKLSRSVAEAVAQNPAGTAFNPLFLYGASGVGKTHLANAIGTKIKELYADKRVLYVSAHLFQVQYTDSVRNNTTNDFINFYQTIDVLIIDDIQEFAGVTKTQNTFFHIFNHLHQNGKQLILTSDRAPVLLQGMEERLLTRFKWGMVAELEKPTVELRKNILRNKIHRDGLQFPPEVIDYIAENVNESVRDLEGIVIAIMARSTIFNKEIDLDLAQHIVHGVVHNETKAVTIDDILKVVCKHFDLEASAIHTKSRKREVVQARQIAMYLAKNYTDFSTSKIGKFIGNKDHATVLHACKTVKGQLEVDKSFQAEVQEIESLLKKKA; this is encoded by the coding sequence ATGATTGAATCAAATCATGTTGTACTTTGGAACCGCTGTCTCGAAGTAATTAAAGACAATGTTCCAGAGACGACATATAATACTTGGTTTGCCCCGATTGTTCCATTAAAATATGAGGACAAAACATTGATCGTACAGATCCCGAGCCAGTTTTTCTATGAAATACTGGAAGAGAAATTCGTGGATTTGCTGCGAAAGACATTGTACAAAGCTATTGGCGAAGGCACCAAGTTAATGTATAACGTCATGGTCGACAAGACTTCGATTCCGAATCAAACCGTGAATCTCGAAGCAAGCAATCGTTCTACAGCTGTTACTCCTAAAAGCATCGTCGGTGGCAACAAGGCGCCCAGTTTCCTGAAAGCTCCTGCCGTACAGGACTTAGACCCGCACTTGAACCCGAACTATAACTTCGAGAACTTTATAGAAGGATACAGCAACAAACTTTCAAGAAGCGTAGCAGAAGCGGTTGCGCAAAATCCAGCAGGTACTGCCTTCAATCCATTGTTCCTTTACGGAGCGTCCGGAGTGGGGAAAACACACCTGGCAAACGCAATCGGTACTAAAATCAAAGAATTATATGCCGATAAAAGAGTATTGTATGTTTCGGCACATCTGTTTCAAGTGCAATATACAGACTCCGTACGTAATAACACGACCAACGACTTTATCAACTTCTACCAGACAATTGATGTATTAATCATTGATGATATTCAGGAATTTGCCGGAGTAACGAAAACTCAAAATACTTTCTTCCATATCTTCAATCATTTACATCAAAACGGAAAGCAGCTTATACTGACTTCCGACCGTGCCCCGGTATTATTGCAGGGTATGGAAGAACGTCTGTTGACCCGTTTCAAATGGGGAATGGTGGCAGAACTGGAAAAACCGACTGTCGAACTCCGCAAAAACATCCTGCGGAACAAGATACACCGCGACGGTCTGCAATTCCCACCGGAAGTGATCGACTATATCGCTGAAAATGTAAATGAGAGTGTACGAGACCTGGAAGGTATCGTCATCGCCATTATGGCACGCTCTACTATTTTCAACAAAGAAATAGACTTGGATTTAGCCCAACATATTGTACACGGCGTAGTTCACAACGAAACAAAAGCAGTTACCATTGACGATATACTGAAAGTAGTATGCAAGCACTTTGATCTGGAAGCATCGGCTATTCACACCAAATCCAGAAAAAGAGAAGTGGTTCAGGCACGTCAGATTGCAATGTACCTGGCTAAGAATTATACGGATTTCTCAACTTCAAAAATCGGTAAGTTCATCGGCAATAAGGATCATGCGACAGTGCTGCATGCTTGCAAGACTGTAAAAGGTCAACTGGAAGTAGATAAAAGCTTTCAGGCTGAGGTACAGGAGATTGAGTCGTTGCTGAAGAAGAAAGCATAA
- a CDS encoding NADPH-dependent oxidoreductase: MFETVKNRRTIRKYQQKDIAPDLLNDLLETSFRASTMGGMQLYSVIVTRDAEMKEKLSPAHFNQPMVKGAPVVLTFCADFRRFSKWCEQRNAVPGYDNLMSFMNASMDTLLVAQTFCTLAEEAGLGICYLGTTTYNPQMIIDTLQLPKLVFPITTITVGYPDGTPAQVDRLPLEAAVHQEVYHDYTPEDIDRLYEYKESLPENKQFIEENKKETLAQVFTDVRYTKKDNEFMSENLLKVLRQQGF, encoded by the coding sequence ATGTTTGAAACCGTAAAGAACAGAAGAACAATCCGGAAATACCAGCAAAAAGATATTGCTCCTGATTTGTTAAATGATTTGCTCGAAACCTCTTTCCGCGCTTCTACGATGGGAGGGATGCAACTTTATAGTGTTATAGTGACTCGCGATGCAGAAATGAAAGAGAAACTTTCTCCTGCTCATTTCAATCAGCCGATGGTAAAAGGGGCACCTGTCGTGCTTACTTTTTGTGCCGATTTCCGCCGTTTCAGCAAGTGGTGTGAACAGAGAAACGCTGTTCCCGGCTACGATAATTTAATGTCTTTTATGAATGCGTCTATGGATACCTTGTTGGTTGCGCAAACCTTCTGCACGTTAGCTGAAGAGGCAGGCTTGGGTATCTGTTATCTGGGAACGACTACTTATAATCCGCAAATGATCATCGATACACTTCAACTGCCGAAACTGGTATTCCCTATTACGACGATCACAGTCGGCTATCCGGACGGTACTCCGGCCCAGGTGGACCGCTTGCCTCTCGAAGCTGCCGTGCATCAGGAAGTTTACCATGATTATACTCCGGAAGACATCGATCGCTTGTACGAGTATAAAGAATCACTGCCGGAAAATAAACAGTTTATAGAAGAAAATAAGAAAGAAACTCTGGCACAAGTATTTACGGATGTACGTTATACAAAGAAAGACAATGAATTTATGTCTGAGAACTTGTTGAAAGTGCTTCGTCAACAAGGATTCTAA
- a CDS encoding adenosylcobalamin-dependent ribonucleoside-diphosphate reductase, whose amino-acid sequence MEKQIYSYDEAYEESLRYFQGDELAARVWVNKYAVKDSFGNIYEKSPEDMHWRIANEVARIEAKYPNALTAKELYDLLDHFKYIVPQGSPMTGIGNDYQVASLSNCFVIGVDGAADSYGAIIKIDEEQVQLMKRRGGVGHDLSHIRPKGSPVKNSALTSTGLVPFMERYSNSTREVAQDGRRGALMLSVSIKHPDSEAFIDAKMTEGKVTGANVSVKLDDAFMQAAVDEKPYIQQYPIESANPTTTKEIDASTLWKKIVHNAWKSAEPGVLFWDTIIRESVPDCYADLGYKTVSTNPCGEIPLCPYDSCRLLAINLYSYVVNPFKPDAYFDFELFKKHVALAQRIMDDIIDLELEKIERIMEKIDQDPEGEEVKHAERNLWNKIYKKSGQGRRTGVGITAEGDMLAALGLRYGTEEATEFSEKVHKTVALGAYRSSVEMAKERGAFEIYSNEREQNNPFIQRLAEADPELYAEMKKYGRRNIACLTIAPTGTTSLMTQTTSGIEPVFLPVYKRRRKVNPNDTNVHVDFVDETGDAFEEYIVFHHKFVTWMEANGYDPAKRYSQEEIDELVAKSPYYKATSNDVDWLMKVKMQGRIQKWVDHSISVTINLPNDVDEDLVNRLYVEAWKSGCKGCTVYRDGSRSGVLISTKSDKKETLPPCKPPTVVETRPRVLEADVVRFQNNKEKWVAFVGLLDGHPYEIFTGLQDDDEGILLPKSVTSGRIIKNIDEDGTKRYDFQFENKRGYKTTIEGLSEKFNKEYWNYAKLISGVLRYRMPIEQVIKLVGSLQLNSESINTWKNGVERALKKYIQDGTEAKGKKCPNCGNETLVYQEGCLICTTCGASRCG is encoded by the coding sequence GTGGAAAAACAAATTTATTCTTATGACGAAGCCTACGAAGAATCTTTACGATATTTTCAAGGCGACGAGCTTGCTGCAAGGGTTTGGGTAAACAAGTACGCAGTAAAGGATTCTTTCGGAAACATCTATGAAAAATCTCCGGAAGATATGCATTGGAGAATTGCCAATGAAGTAGCACGTATCGAGGCAAAGTATCCGAATGCACTGACAGCAAAGGAACTGTATGATCTGCTGGATCATTTTAAGTACATCGTTCCGCAAGGAAGCCCGATGACGGGTATCGGTAATGACTATCAGGTCGCTTCACTATCCAACTGCTTCGTAATCGGGGTAGACGGCGCAGCAGACTCTTATGGCGCTATCATCAAAATCGACGAGGAACAAGTACAGCTCATGAAAAGGCGTGGAGGAGTAGGTCATGACTTGTCTCACATCCGCCCGAAAGGTTCTCCCGTTAAAAATTCGGCATTGACTTCCACTGGTCTCGTTCCGTTCATGGAACGTTATTCCAACTCTACCCGCGAAGTAGCTCAGGACGGTCGTCGTGGTGCACTGATGCTGAGTGTGTCTATCAAGCATCCGGATTCGGAAGCCTTCATCGACGCTAAAATGACGGAAGGAAAAGTTACCGGAGCCAATGTTTCCGTAAAGCTGGACGACGCTTTCATGCAGGCGGCAGTTGACGAGAAACCTTATATACAACAATATCCGATTGAATCGGCAAATCCGACTACCACTAAAGAAATAGATGCTTCCACATTATGGAAGAAGATTGTGCACAATGCATGGAAATCGGCAGAACCCGGTGTTTTATTTTGGGATACGATTATCCGTGAATCTGTGCCCGATTGCTACGCAGATTTAGGTTATAAGACTGTATCTACCAATCCATGCGGTGAAATTCCATTGTGTCCTTATGACTCTTGTCGTCTGCTGGCTATCAATCTATATTCTTATGTAGTAAATCCGTTTAAACCGGATGCCTATTTTGATTTCGAATTGTTCAAAAAACACGTTGCGCTGGCTCAACGCATCATGGACGACATCATCGACCTCGAACTGGAGAAGATCGAACGTATCATGGAAAAGATCGATCAAGACCCGGAAGGCGAAGAGGTAAAACATGCCGAACGCAACTTGTGGAACAAGATATATAAGAAGAGCGGTCAAGGTCGCCGTACAGGTGTGGGAATCACTGCGGAAGGCGATATGCTTGCTGCTTTAGGTCTGCGCTACGGAACCGAAGAAGCAACCGAATTCTCTGAAAAAGTACATAAGACAGTGGCCCTCGGTGCCTATCGTTCTTCGGTTGAAATGGCAAAAGAACGCGGTGCTTTCGAAATATACAGCAATGAGCGTGAACAGAACAATCCGTTCATTCAGCGTCTTGCCGAGGCTGATCCGGAACTGTACGCAGAAATGAAGAAATATGGCCGTCGTAATATTGCATGTCTGACGATTGCTCCTACAGGAACAACCAGTCTGATGACACAGACGACTTCCGGTATCGAACCGGTCTTCCTGCCCGTTTACAAGCGCAGAAGAAAAGTAAACCCGAACGATACGAATGTACACGTTGACTTTGTTGACGAGACAGGCGACGCATTCGAAGAATATATCGTATTCCATCATAAATTCGTGACATGGATGGAAGCTAACGGATACGATCCCGCCAAGCGTTATTCGCAGGAAGAGATTGACGAGCTGGTGGCTAAGTCACCTTATTATAAAGCGACTTCCAATGACGTAGACTGGTTGATGAAAGTAAAGATGCAGGGAAGAATCCAAAAATGGGTAGACCACTCTATCAGCGTAACCATCAACCTGCCGAACGATGTAGACGAGGATCTTGTCAACCGCCTGTATGTAGAAGCATGGAAATCCGGTTGCAAAGGATGTACGGTATACCGCGACGGCTCACGTTCCGGAGTATTGATTTCAACCAAATCGGATAAGAAAGAAACTCTTCCTCCTTGCAAACCGCCTACGGTAGTAGAAACACGCCCAAGAGTACTGGAAGCCGACGTGGTTCGTTTCCAGAATAACAAAGAAAAATGGGTGGCTTTCGTAGGACTGCTGGATGGACATCCTTACGAGATATTCACCGGTTTGCAAGATGACGACGAAGGTATCCTGTTGCCGAAAAGCGTAACCAGCGGACGTATTATCAAGAATATAGACGAGGATGGAACCAAGCGTTACGACTTCCAGTTCGAAAATAAACGTGGATACAAGACGACTATCGAAGGATTGTCAGAGAAGTTCAACAAGGAATACTGGAACTATGCAAAACTGATTTCCGGCGTACTCCGTTACCGGATGCCGATCGAGCAGGTTATCAAGCTGGTAGGTTCTCTGCAACTGAACAGCGAGAGCATCAACACTTGGAAGAACGGTGTAGAACGTGCATTGAAGAAATATATTCAGGACGGAACGGAAGCCAAAGGAAAGAAATGCCCGAATTGCGGTAATGAAACTTTGGTCTATCAGGAAGGCTGTCTGATCTGTACCACTTGCGGTGCTTCCAGATGCGGTTAA
- a CDS encoding 4-alpha-glucanotransferase — protein sequence MTVSFNIEYRTSWGEEVRIAGLLPESIPMHTTDGIYWTADVELEVPKEGMTINYSYQIEQNQIIIRKEWDSFPRRLFLSGNSKKKYQIKDCWKNIPEQLYYYSSAFTEALLAHPDRAEIPPCHRKGLVIKAYAPRINKDYCLAICGNQKALGNWDPDKAIPMSDANFPEWQIELDASKLKFPLEYKFILYHKEEKKADCWENNPNRYLADPELKTNETLVISDRYAYFDIPVWKGAGIAIPVFSLKSENSFGVGDFGDLKRMIDWAVSTQQKVIQILPINDTTMTHAWTDSYPYNSISIYAFHPMYADIKQMGTLKDKSAAAKFNKKQKELNGLPAMDYEAVNQTKWEYFRLIFKQEGEKVLASGEFGEFFNANKEWLQPYAVFSYLRDAFQTPNFREWPRHSVYNAQDIEKMCRPESVDYPHIALYYYIQFHLHLQLVAATKYAREHGVVLKGDIPIGISRNSVEAWTEPYYFNLNGQAGAPPDDFSVNGQNWGFPTYNWDVMEKDGYRWWMKRFQKMSEYFDAYRIDHILGFFRIWEIPMHAVHGLLGQFIPSIPMSREEIESYGLPFREEYLIPYIHESFLGQVFGPHTDYVKQTFLLPAETPGVYHMKPEFTTQREVESFFAGKNDENSLWIRDGLYTLISDVLFVPDTKEKDKYHPRIGIQRDFIFRSLNEQEQNAFNRLYDQYYYHRHNEFWRQQAMKKLPQLTQSTRMLVCGEDLGMIPDCVSSVMNDLRILSLEIQRMPKNPMHEFGYLNEYPYRSVCTISTHDMSTLRGWWEEDYLQTQRYYNTMLGHYGTAPTVATPELCEEVVRNHLKSNSILCILSLQDWLSIDGKWRNPNVQEERINVPSNPRNYWRYRMHLTLEQLMKAEELNDKIRELIKYTGRAPKK from the coding sequence ATGACTGTATCATTTAACATCGAATATCGCACCAGTTGGGGAGAAGAAGTCAGGATTGCCGGGCTGCTGCCGGAGTCGATCCCCATGCATACCACAGACGGCATATACTGGACGGCAGACGTGGAACTGGAAGTTCCCAAAGAAGGAATGACTATCAATTACAGCTATCAGATAGAACAAAACCAAATTATCATCCGCAAAGAATGGGACAGCTTTCCGAGACGTCTCTTTTTATCCGGTAACTCTAAAAAGAAGTATCAGATTAAAGACTGCTGGAAAAATATCCCCGAACAATTGTATTACTACAGTTCGGCCTTCACGGAAGCCTTGTTAGCCCATCCCGACAGAGCTGAAATTCCGCCTTGTCACAGAAAAGGGCTGGTCATCAAGGCATACGCCCCACGCATCAACAAAGACTATTGCCTGGCAATTTGCGGAAATCAGAAAGCATTGGGAAACTGGGACCCGGACAAAGCGATTCCCATGAGCGATGCCAACTTTCCGGAATGGCAGATCGAGCTGGATGCAAGTAAGCTGAAATTCCCGCTGGAATACAAATTCATCCTTTACCATAAAGAAGAAAAGAAAGCGGACTGCTGGGAAAATAACCCCAACCGCTATCTTGCCGACCCGGAACTGAAAACAAATGAGACGCTGGTCATCTCCGACCGATATGCCTATTTCGATATTCCGGTATGGAAAGGGGCCGGTATAGCCATCCCTGTCTTTTCACTGAAATCAGAGAACAGTTTCGGAGTAGGAGATTTCGGAGATTTGAAACGCATGATTGACTGGGCTGTAAGTACCCAACAAAAGGTTATACAGATATTACCGATCAATGATACGACCATGACTCATGCGTGGACCGATTCTTATCCATATAATAGTATCTCCATTTATGCTTTCCACCCGATGTATGCAGATATAAAGCAGATGGGAACACTGAAAGACAAGTCAGCCGCAGCGAAGTTCAACAAAAAACAGAAAGAACTCAACGGCCTGCCGGCGATGGATTATGAAGCTGTCAACCAAACGAAATGGGAATACTTCCGACTGATCTTCAAGCAGGAAGGAGAAAAAGTATTAGCCTCCGGAGAGTTCGGCGAATTCTTTAATGCCAACAAGGAATGGCTGCAACCTTACGCTGTTTTCAGCTATCTGCGCGATGCCTTTCAGACACCTAATTTCCGTGAATGGCCCAGACATTCCGTTTATAATGCACAAGATATAGAGAAGATGTGCCGGCCAGAATCTGTAGATTACCCGCATATCGCACTTTATTATTATATCCAGTTTCACCTGCACCTGCAATTGGTAGCCGCTACGAAATACGCCCGCGAACACGGTGTCGTACTCAAAGGAGATATCCCTATCGGCATCAGCCGCAACAGTGTGGAAGCATGGACCGAACCTTATTACTTCAATCTCAACGGGCAGGCGGGCGCCCCTCCCGATGATTTCTCGGTGAACGGACAAAACTGGGGATTCCCCACGTACAACTGGGACGTCATGGAAAAGGACGGCTACCGCTGGTGGATGAAGCGTTTCCAAAAAATGTCAGAGTACTTCGACGCTTACCGGATTGACCACATCCTCGGTTTCTTCCGTATCTGGGAAATCCCGATGCATGCCGTACACGGATTACTCGGACAGTTCATTCCCTCCATCCCTATGAGTCGGGAGGAAATCGAAAGTTACGGACTCCCCTTTCGGGAAGAATATTTGATTCCATATATTCATGAATCCTTCCTCGGGCAAGTATTCGGTCCGCATACCGATTATGTGAAACAGACTTTTCTGCTTCCTGCCGAAACACCCGGTGTTTATCACATGAAACCGGAGTTCACCACCCAACGGGAAGTGGAGAGTTTCTTTGCAGGAAAGAATGATGAAAACAGTCTTTGGATTCGGGATGGACTATACACTTTGATCAGTGATGTTCTTTTTGTACCGGACACGAAAGAAAAAGATAAATATCATCCGCGCATCGGAATACAACGCGATTTCATCTTCCGTTCACTCAATGAACAGGAGCAGAATGCGTTTAACAGACTGTATGATCAGTATTATTATCACCGCCACAACGAGTTCTGGCGCCAACAGGCTATGAAGAAACTACCGCAACTGACACAATCGACACGTATGCTGGTTTGCGGAGAAGACCTGGGTATGATTCCGGATTGTGTTTCGTCCGTCATGAATGATCTTCGTATCCTCAGTCTGGAGATTCAGCGGATGCCAAAGAATCCGATGCACGAGTTCGGATATTTAAATGAATACCCATACCGGTCGGTTTGTACCATCTCCACTCATGATATGTCTACTTTGCGAGGCTGGTGGGAAGAAGATTACCTGCAGACACAGCGTTACTACAACACGATGCTGGGGCATTACGGAACCGCACCGACAGTCGCCACTCCCGAATTGTGCGAAGAAGTGGTGCGCAATCATCTGAAAAGCAATTCCATACTTTGTATTCTGTCCCTGCAAGACTGGCTGAGCATTGATGGCAAATGGAGAAATCCGAATGTGCAGGAAGAACGGATTAATGTACCATCCAATCCGCGCAATTATTGGCGTTACCGGATGCACCTCACTCTGGAACAGTTGATGAAAGCAGAAGAACTCAATGACAAGATACGTGAGCTAATAAAATACACCGGCAGAGCTCCCAAGAAATAA